In a genomic window of Allomeiothermus silvanus DSM 9946:
- a CDS encoding metal ABC transporter ATP-binding protein, whose product MVAPAVQVQDLSVRFGDFQALQDVSFVAPQGSFVAIVGPNGAGKSTLLRVLLGLVQPEQGSFQLFGRPLAALPPEQVGYVPQVKGFDRSFPALALELVVSGIRRAWPFRVTAPEQKRAREALEQVGASRLESRSLGRLSGGELQRVYLARALVHQPRLLLLDEPATGVDAVGEADLYRHLEAYQKRSGATILMITHDWEAANHHATHVLLLNRRVIDFGPPQRVLGPECLSRAFGHVGHAHLNEAIQPRIP is encoded by the coding sequence ATGGTGGCCCCAGCGGTTCAGGTGCAAGACCTCAGCGTGCGCTTTGGTGATTTTCAAGCGCTCCAAGACGTAAGCTTTGTGGCCCCCCAGGGCTCCTTCGTGGCTATCGTGGGGCCTAACGGGGCCGGAAAGAGCACCCTGTTGCGGGTGCTGTTGGGCCTGGTTCAACCCGAACAAGGCAGTTTCCAGCTTTTCGGTAGGCCGCTTGCCGCCCTGCCGCCGGAGCAGGTGGGATACGTGCCCCAGGTCAAGGGCTTCGACCGCAGCTTTCCCGCTTTAGCCCTCGAGCTGGTAGTTTCGGGAATTCGCCGGGCTTGGCCGTTTCGGGTCACCGCCCCAGAGCAGAAGCGTGCCCGAGAAGCGCTCGAGCAGGTGGGAGCTTCTCGGTTGGAGAGCCGCTCGCTGGGGCGGCTCTCGGGGGGCGAACTGCAAAGGGTCTACTTGGCCCGCGCGTTGGTGCACCAACCCAGGTTACTCCTGCTGGATGAGCCCGCAACGGGCGTGGACGCGGTAGGGGAGGCCGACCTCTACCGCCACCTCGAGGCCTACCAGAAGCGCTCGGGGGCTACCATCCTGATGATCACCCACGACTGGGAGGCCGCCAACCACCATGCTACGCACGTACTGCTGCTCAACCGCCGGGTGATTGACTTCGGCCCACCCCAGCGGGTGCTCGGCCCGGAGTGTCTGAGCCGGGCCTTCGGTCACGTGGGCCATGCCCACCTGAACGAGGCCATCCAGCCACGCATTCCCTGA
- a CDS encoding metal ABC transporter permease, whose product MLEALSFPFFQRALLAGVLVGAFISYYAPFVVQRKLSFLSHGLAHAAFGGVAIALFFNTEPLWVALPFTVLVALGITWVRSRTGLGEDSAIGIFLALALAFGILILSFRTSYAAEALSYLFGSLLTVTPTDLWISLAVLVLTLALLPLWGRWAYATFDRDLALADRRRVLTQDYLLSALVAVATVVAVKVVGALLVGAFLVIPAATARLWSRTFSTMTLLSVVLGITTALVGLILSYQFNVPSGASIVLLQAAIFALAFSTGRREPAG is encoded by the coding sequence ATGCTCGAGGCCCTCTCTTTCCCTTTCTTTCAGCGCGCCCTGCTGGCCGGGGTGCTGGTGGGGGCTTTTATCAGCTATTACGCCCCCTTCGTGGTGCAGCGCAAGCTCTCCTTCCTCTCGCACGGATTGGCCCACGCGGCCTTCGGGGGGGTGGCGATTGCCCTTTTCTTCAATACCGAGCCGCTATGGGTGGCGCTGCCGTTTACCGTGCTGGTAGCTTTGGGGATCACCTGGGTGCGCTCGAGGACGGGTCTCGGCGAGGACTCGGCCATCGGGATTTTTCTGGCCCTGGCTCTGGCCTTTGGCATCCTGATCCTCTCCTTCCGGACCAGCTACGCCGCCGAGGCCCTTTCGTATCTCTTCGGCTCGCTGCTCACCGTCACCCCTACCGACCTCTGGATCTCGCTAGCGGTCCTGGTGCTGACCCTAGCCCTGCTTCCTTTGTGGGGCCGCTGGGCCTATGCCACCTTCGATCGCGACCTAGCCCTAGCCGACCGCCGCCGAGTGCTGACCCAAGACTACCTCCTCTCGGCGCTGGTCGCAGTAGCCACCGTGGTAGCGGTAAAGGTGGTGGGGGCGTTGTTGGTGGGGGCTTTTTTGGTGATCCCAGCGGCTACCGCTCGGTTGTGGAGTCGCACTTTTAGCACTATGACGCTACTCTCGGTCGTGCTGGGAATTACCACGGCGCTGGTCGGTCTGATCTTGTCCTACCAGTTTAATGTCCCTAGCGGGGCCAGCATCGTGCTCCTACAAGCCGCGATCTTTGCCTTGGCCTTCAGCACCGGGCGGCGCGAACCAGCGGGGTAG